The following coding sequences lie in one Arabidopsis thaliana chromosome 3, partial sequence genomic window:
- the FTSZ2-2 gene encoding Tubulin/FtsZ family protein (FTSZ2-2; FUNCTIONS IN: structural molecule activity, GTP binding, GTPase activity; INVOLVED IN: protein polymerization; LOCATED IN: chloroplast stroma, chloroplast, membrane; EXPRESSED IN: 22 plant structures; EXPRESSED DURING: 13 growth stages; CONTAINS InterPro DOMAIN/s: Cell division protein FtsZ, N-terminal (InterPro:IPR000158), Cell division protein FtsZ, conserved site (InterPro:IPR020805), Tubulin/FtsZ, GTPase domain (InterPro:IPR003008), Tubulin/FtsZ, N-terminal (InterPro:IPR019746), Tubulin/FtsZ, C-terminal (InterPro:IPR008280), Tubulin/FtsZ, 2-layer sandwich domain (InterPro:IPR018316); BEST Arabidopsis thaliana protein match is: Tubulin/FtsZ family protein (TAIR:AT2G36250.2); Has 10464 Blast hits to 10464 proteins in 3156 species: Archae - 455; Bacteria - 6195; Metazoa - 8; Fungi - 0; Plants - 153; Viruses - 0; Other Eukaryotes - 3653 (source: NCBI BLink).) has translation MAAYVSPCLTPPDSRVLTVLRKSVLPDHHLGTRVGCLRMSEGTTKRYRVVASHKYESSSIRNSLNSHSTSHFQSQDSFLNLHPEISMLNPRKETSSVPITEDLDELSTPNTYNEARIKVIGVGGGGSNAVNRMIESEMIGVEFWIVNTDIQAMRISPVFPDNRLQIGKELTRGLGAGGNPEIGMNAATESKEAIQEALYGSDMVFVTAGMGGGTGTGGAPIIAGVAKAMGILTVGIVTTPFSFEGRRRALQAQEGIAALRDNVDTLIVIPNDKLLAAVSQSTPVTEAFNLADDILRQGVRGISDIITIPGLVNVDFADVRAIMANAGSSLMGIGTATGKTRARDAALNAIQSPLLDIGIERATGIVWNITGGSDLTLFEVNAAAEVIYDLVDPTANLIFGAVVDPSYSGQISITLIATGFKRQEEGEGRPLQATQADASMGATRRPSSSFTEGSSIEIPEFLKKKGRSRYPRL, from the exons ATGGCAGCTTATGTTTCTCCCTGTTTAACTCCTCCGGATTCTCGGGTACTCACTGTTCTTAGAAAGAGTGTGTTACCTGATCATCATCTAGGCACGAGGGTTGGTTGCTTAAGAATGAGTGAAGGTACTACTAAAAGATATCGTGTTGTTGCTTCTCATAAGTACGAGTCTTCGTCAATCAGAAACTCTTTGAATTCTCATAGTACAAGCCATTTCCAAAGCCAAGACTCTTTCTTGAATCTCCACCCTGAGATATCCATGCTCAAcccaagaaaagaaacttcCAGTGTTCCCATTACTGAGGATTTGGATGAGTTATCTACTCCAAACACTTACAATGAGGCTAGGATTAAAGTTATCGGCGTTGGAGGTGGTGGTTCAAACGCTGTGAATCGTATGATTGAGAGTGAGATGATTGGTGTGGAGTTTTGGATTGTGAATACCGATATCCAAGCAATGAGAATATCTCCGGTTTTTCCAGACAATAGGTTACAAATTGGTAAGGAGTTGACTAGGGGTTTAGGTGCTGGAGGTAATCCAGAGATTGGGATGAATGCTGCTACAGAAAGCAAAGAAGCTATTCAAGAAGCACTTTATGGTTCAGATATGGTCTTTGTCACA GCTGGAATGGGTGGTGGAACTGGCACAGGTGGTGCTCCTATAATTGCAGGGGTTGCAAAAGCGATGGGTATATTAACGGTTGGTATTGTGACAACGCCTTTCTCATTTGAGGGACGGAGAAGAGCACTCCAGGCTCAGGAAGGGATTGCAGCCCTCAGAGATAATGTTGACACCCTCATTGTTATTCCAAACGACAAGTTACTAGCAGCAGTCTCTCAGTCTACTCCAGTTACAGAAGCATTTAATCTGGCAGATGATATACTTCGTCAAGGTGTCCGTGGAATATCTGATATTATTACG ATTCCTGGATTGGTCAATGTGGATTTTGCTGATGTGAGGGCGATAATGGCAAATGCAGGTTCTTCATTGATGGGAATAGGAACTGCAACAG GAAAGACCCGAGCAAGAGATGCTGCATTAAACGCAATCCAATCCCCTTTATTAGATATTGGCATTGAGAGAGCCACTGGAATAGTTTGGAACATAACCGGTGGAAGTGACTTAACACTGTTCGAg GTAAATGCTGCTGCAGAAGTGATTTACGACCTCGTTGATCCAACAGCGAATCTTATATTTGGTGCTGTGGTAGATCCATCTTATAGTGGTCAA ATAAGTATTACCCTGATAGCAACTGGCTTCAAACGccaagaagaaggagaagggaGGCCACTTCAG GCGACACAAGCGGATGCATCAATGGGAGCCACAAGACGtccttcatcatcattcactgAAGGCAGCTCCATAGAGATCCCAGAGTTCTTAAAGAAGAAAGGGCGCTCTCGCTATCCTCGCCTCTAG
- the FTSZ2-2 gene encoding Tubulin/FtsZ family protein → MAAYVSPCLTPPDSRVLTVLRKSVLPDHHLGTRVGCLRMSEGTTKRYRVVASHKYESSSIRNSLNSHSTSHFQSQDSFLNLHPEISMLNPRKETSSVPITEDLDELSTPNTYNEARIKVIGVGGGGSNAVNRMIESEMIGVEFWIVNTDIQAMRISPVFPDNRLQIGKELTRGLGAGGNPEIGMNAATESKEAIQEALYGSDMVFVTAGMGGGTGTGGAPIIAGVAKAMGILTVGIVTTPFSFEGRRRALQAQEGIAALRDNVDTLIVIPNDKLLAAVSQSTPVTEAFNLADDILRQGVRGISDIITIPGLVNVDFADVRAIMANAGSSLMGIGTATGKSRVFFGIELFY, encoded by the exons ATGGCAGCTTATGTTTCTCCCTGTTTAACTCCTCCGGATTCTCGGGTACTCACTGTTCTTAGAAAGAGTGTGTTACCTGATCATCATCTAGGCACGAGGGTTGGTTGCTTAAGAATGAGTGAAGGTACTACTAAAAGATATCGTGTTGTTGCTTCTCATAAGTACGAGTCTTCGTCAATCAGAAACTCTTTGAATTCTCATAGTACAAGCCATTTCCAAAGCCAAGACTCTTTCTTGAATCTCCACCCTGAGATATCCATGCTCAAcccaagaaaagaaacttcCAGTGTTCCCATTACTGAGGATTTGGATGAGTTATCTACTCCAAACACTTACAATGAGGCTAGGATTAAAGTTATCGGCGTTGGAGGTGGTGGTTCAAACGCTGTGAATCGTATGATTGAGAGTGAGATGATTGGTGTGGAGTTTTGGATTGTGAATACCGATATCCAAGCAATGAGAATATCTCCGGTTTTTCCAGACAATAGGTTACAAATTGGTAAGGAGTTGACTAGGGGTTTAGGTGCTGGAGGTAATCCAGAGATTGGGATGAATGCTGCTACAGAAAGCAAAGAAGCTATTCAAGAAGCACTTTATGGTTCAGATATGGTCTTTGTCACA GCTGGAATGGGTGGTGGAACTGGCACAGGTGGTGCTCCTATAATTGCAGGGGTTGCAAAAGCGATGGGTATATTAACGGTTGGTATTGTGACAACGCCTTTCTCATTTGAGGGACGGAGAAGAGCACTCCAGGCTCAGGAAGGGATTGCAGCCCTCAGAGATAATGTTGACACCCTCATTGTTATTCCAAACGACAAGTTACTAGCAGCAGTCTCTCAGTCTACTCCAGTTACAGAAGCATTTAATCTGGCAGATGATATACTTCGTCAAGGTGTCCGTGGAATATCTGATATTATTACG ATTCCTGGATTGGTCAATGTGGATTTTGCTGATGTGAGGGCGATAATGGCAAATGCAGGTTCTTCATTGATGGGAATAGGAACTGCAACAGGTAAGAGTAGAGTGTTCTTTGGAATTGAACTATTTTATTGA
- a CDS encoding Integral membrane Yip1 family protein (Integral membrane Yip1 family protein; FUNCTIONS IN: molecular_function unknown; INVOLVED IN: biological_process unknown; LOCATED IN: chloroplast, membrane; EXPRESSED IN: 23 plant structures; EXPRESSED DURING: 13 growth stages; CONTAINS InterPro DOMAIN/s: Yip1 domain (InterPro:IPR006977); BEST Arabidopsis thaliana protein match is: Integral membrane Yip1 family protein (TAIR:AT2G36300.1); Has 535 Blast hits to 535 proteins in 194 species: Archae - 0; Bacteria - 0; Metazoa - 270; Fungi - 117; Plants - 63; Viruses - 0; Other Eukaryotes - 85 (source: NCBI BLink).): MTKDFPIPPVVFPTSGSSPATANVQQRRVPTAPYQPPRQSSASSSIPFIPFEIGSAAVSMPAGPFDGTIASSASFGRGVSASFEDEEPLLDELGIHPDQIWKKTRSILNPFRINQTVHKDSDLSGPIFLYLALCLFQLLAGKIQFGVILGWVVVSSIFLYIVFNMLAGRNGNLNLHTCTSLVGYSLLPVVILSAVSLFVPQGAGPVRFVLGAAFVLWATRACSNLVVSLADGGEEHRGLISYACFLIYTLFSLLVIF; this comes from the coding sequence ATGACGAAGGATTTTCCAATTCCACCGGTTGTTTTCCCCACCAGTGGATCATCTCCGGCCACCGCAAATGTTCAGCAACGCCGAGTTCCCACAGCTCCTTACCAACCACCACGTCAATCCTCCGCTTCATCTTCAATCCCTTTCATTCCATTTGAAATCGGATCCGCCGCCGTTTCAATGCCGGCGGGACCATTCGACGGAACAATCGCTTCATCTGCATCTTTCGGTAGAGGAGTCTCTGCTTCGTTTGAGGATGAGGAGCCTTTACTCGACGAACTCGGTATCCATCCAGATCAAATCTGGAAGAAAACTAGATCGATTCTCAATCCTTTTCGAATCAATCAGACTGTTCACAAAGATTCAGATCTCTCTGGTCCGATCTTCTTATACCTTGCGCTTTGCTTATTTCAATTGCTCGCTGGGAAGATACAGTTTGGTGTTATACTTGGTTgggttgttgtttcttctatCTTCTTGTACATTGTCTTCAATATGCTTGCTGGTAGAAATGGGAATCTTAATCTTCATACTTGTACGAGTTTAGTTGGTTACTCTCTGCTTCCCGTTGTGATTTTGTCCGCGGTGTCCTTGTTTGTGCCACAAGGTGCTGGTCCCGTTCGGTTTGTGCTCGGTGCGGCTTTCGTGTTGTGGGCTACTAGAGCTTGTTCTAATCTGGTGGTGTCTCTTGCTGATGGAGGAGAAGAGCACCGTGGATTGATTTCGTACGCCTGTTTCTTAATCTATACTCTGTTTTCGCTTCTCGTTATCTTTTGA
- the ZPR3 gene encoding binding protein (LITTLE ZIPPER 3 (ZPR3); Has 90 Blast hits to 90 proteins in 11 species: Archae - 0; Bacteria - 0; Metazoa - 0; Fungi - 0; Plants - 90; Viruses - 0; Other Eukaryotes - 0 (source: NCBI BLink).), with product MERLNSKLFVENCYIMKENERLRKKAELLNQENQQLLFQLKQKLSKTKNSNNGSNNDNKSSSASGQS from the coding sequence ATGGAGAGGCTAAACTCGAAGCTGTTTGTTGAAAACTGTTACATAATGAAAGAGAACGAGAGACTAAGGAAGAAAGCTGAGCTTCTGAATCAAGAGAACCAACAGCTTTTGTTTCAACTCAAACAGAAACTCTCCAAAACTAAGAACTCTAACAATGGATCAAACAATGACAACAAATCAAGCTCTGCTTCTGGACAATCTTGA